A region from the Malus domestica chromosome 07, GDT2T_hap1 genome encodes:
- the LOC103438824 gene encoding protein ASYMMETRIC LEAVES 2-like translates to MKPAPYSITSAAAVPITLYLCIVLIPASVFGRTFFGFPTMPAKGGGSAGQACAACKHQRKKCAQDCPLAPHFPASKPQTFRNAHRLYGVSNIKTILKQIHDPQQKTDAVQSIVYESDMRAKFPVTGCLGIINQLNFQLQEAMKELYHVRTHLAVCKDQLLQDHTNRRIEDNLHFQDDDPDYRNLVNPAALRPVQVQQPYNFVPPAQAFSNRAEQETDAPAAPNYQCYHYLDSNDRY, encoded by the coding sequence ATGAAGCCCGCGCCATATTCGATAACTTCAGCTGCAGCAGTCCCTATCACCTTGTATCTCTGCATTGTACTAATTCCTGCATCAGTTTTTGGACGTACGTTTTTCGGTTTCCCTACAATGCCAGCGAAAGGAGGAGGCAGTGCAGGTCAGGCTTGTGCAGCATGCAAACACCAGAGAAAGAAGTGCGCCCAAGACTGCCCTCTCGCTCCACATTTCCCCGCTAGTAAGCCCCAAACGTTTCGGAACGCACATCGTTTGTACGGCGTGAGTAATATTAAGACAATTCTTAAACAAATTCATGACCCTCAGCAGAAAACAGACGCAGTGCAGTCTATTGTATACGAGTCCGATATGCGCGCAAAGTTTCCTGTTACCGGCTGTTTGGGaatcataaaccaattaaatttCCAGTTGCAAGAAGCAATGAAAGAGCTTTATCATGTTAGAACACATCTCGCAGTTTGCAAGGATCAGTTGTTGCAGGATCATACAAACCGGCGGATTGAAGACAATCTGCATTTTCAGGATGATGATCCGGACTATCGTAATTTGGTGAATCCAGCAGCTCTTAGGCCGGTTCAAGTTCAACAGCCCTATAATTTTGTTCCACCAGCCCAAGCTTTTTCTAATCGTGCTGAACAAGAAACGGATGCTCCGGCAGCTCCGAATTATCAATGTTATCATTATCTGGATTCCAATGACAGATATTAA